The following are from one region of the Corylus avellana chromosome ca1, CavTom2PMs-1.0 genome:
- the LOC132182662 gene encoding uncharacterized protein LOC132182662 isoform X2, with the protein MAAVAPQKLFSKVADSTHHCRCCGRTLCHEHSSNQMALPQLGIHSFVRVCADCYNDSSRSGKVDPQASLYGVDCATDRVSKLDIGTDINLEAGPTAEHDSVSIISECKCGMPLCICEAPSPSTHALPLQRNTTSNFTPQINPKPKKTETIPRNRGATSNNKLCSVFSLGQVANDDLNKPQMDYEPNGEGLREAIKNGDTAAVKKLLSEGVDANYRDKQGLSLLHLAALFNQTDIVFTLMECGANMDYKNAQGETPLDCAPATLQYKMLKKLEEAAGLH; encoded by the exons ATGGCTGCTGTGGCACCCCAAAAATTGTTCTCTAAAGTCGCTGACTCGACC CACCACTGCCGATGTTGTGGGAGGACGTTGTGCCATGAGCACTCATCAAATCAAATG GCTTTACCACAACTTGGCATTCACTCGTTTGTTAGAGTTTGTGCTGACTGTTATAACGACTCCTCTCG ATCTGGGAAAGTTGATCCACAAGCTTCTTTATATGGGGTTGATTGTGCAACAGATAGAGTTTCTAAATTAGACATAGGTACAGATATAAATTTGGAGGCTGGCCCAACTGCAGAGCATGACTCTGTGTCAATCATTTCAGAGTGCAAGTGCGGAATGCCTTTATGCATTTGTGAAGCTCCATCCCCTTCCACTCATGCACTTCCTCTGCAG AGAAATACTACTTCAAACTTTACTCCTCAAATAAATCCAAAACCAAAGAAGACGGAAACTATTCCAAGGAATAGAGGTGCCACTTCTAACAACAAGTTGTG TTCTGTTTTCAGTCTTGGTCAAGTGGCCAATGATGATCTGAATAAACCTCAGATGGATTATGAACCTAATGGGGAG GGATTAAGGGAAGCTATAAAGAATGGTGACACTGCCGCAGTCAAGAAGCTCCTGAGTGAG GGTGTGGATGCAAATTACCGTGACAAACAGGGATTATCTTTGCTACATTTg GCGGCACTTTTTAATCAAACTGATATAGTTTTCACACTCATGGAATGTGGAGCAAACATGGATTACAAGAATGCACAGG GAGAAACACCATTAGATTGTGCCCCCGCTACTTTGCAATACAAGATGCTAAAGAAGTTGGAAGAAGCTGCAGGTCTGCATTGA
- the LOC132182662 gene encoding uncharacterized protein LOC132182662 isoform X1, whose translation MSLDPPPFQEAARCDVCKCSFNTFRRRHHCRCCGRTLCHEHSSNQMALPQLGIHSFVRVCADCYNDSSRSGKVDPQASLYGVDCATDRVSKLDIGTDINLEAGPTAEHDSVSIISECKCGMPLCICEAPSPSTHALPLQRNTTSNFTPQINPKPKKTETIPRNRGATSNNKLCSVFSLGQVANDDLNKPQMDYEPNGEGLREAIKNGDTAAVKKLLSEGVDANYRDKQGLSLLHLAALFNQTDIVFTLMECGANMDYKNAQGETPLDCAPATLQYKMLKKLEEAAGLH comes from the exons ATGTCATTGGATCCTCCCCCTTTCCAGGAAGCAGCACGCTGCGACGTCTGCAAATGCAGCTTCAACACTTTCAGGCGTCGG CACCACTGCCGATGTTGTGGGAGGACGTTGTGCCATGAGCACTCATCAAATCAAATG GCTTTACCACAACTTGGCATTCACTCGTTTGTTAGAGTTTGTGCTGACTGTTATAACGACTCCTCTCG ATCTGGGAAAGTTGATCCACAAGCTTCTTTATATGGGGTTGATTGTGCAACAGATAGAGTTTCTAAATTAGACATAGGTACAGATATAAATTTGGAGGCTGGCCCAACTGCAGAGCATGACTCTGTGTCAATCATTTCAGAGTGCAAGTGCGGAATGCCTTTATGCATTTGTGAAGCTCCATCCCCTTCCACTCATGCACTTCCTCTGCAG AGAAATACTACTTCAAACTTTACTCCTCAAATAAATCCAAAACCAAAGAAGACGGAAACTATTCCAAGGAATAGAGGTGCCACTTCTAACAACAAGTTGTG TTCTGTTTTCAGTCTTGGTCAAGTGGCCAATGATGATCTGAATAAACCTCAGATGGATTATGAACCTAATGGGGAG GGATTAAGGGAAGCTATAAAGAATGGTGACACTGCCGCAGTCAAGAAGCTCCTGAGTGAG GGTGTGGATGCAAATTACCGTGACAAACAGGGATTATCTTTGCTACATTTg GCGGCACTTTTTAATCAAACTGATATAGTTTTCACACTCATGGAATGTGGAGCAAACATGGATTACAAGAATGCACAGG GAGAAACACCATTAGATTGTGCCCCCGCTACTTTGCAATACAAGATGCTAAAGAAGTTGGAAGAAGCTGCAGGTCTGCATTGA
- the LOC132182662 gene encoding uncharacterized protein LOC132182662 isoform X3, translating to MSLDPPPFQEAARCDVCKCSFNTFRRRHHCRCCGRTLCHEHSSNQMALPQLGIHSFVRVCADCYNDSSRSGKVDPQASLYGVDCATDRVSKLDIGTDINLEAGPTAEHDSVSIISECKCGMPLCICEAPSPSTHALPLQRNTTSNFTPQINPKPKKTETIPRNRGATSNNKLCSVFSLGQVANDDLNKPQMDYEPNGEGLREAIKNGDTAAVKKLLSEGVDANYRDKQGLSLLHLEKHH from the exons ATGTCATTGGATCCTCCCCCTTTCCAGGAAGCAGCACGCTGCGACGTCTGCAAATGCAGCTTCAACACTTTCAGGCGTCGG CACCACTGCCGATGTTGTGGGAGGACGTTGTGCCATGAGCACTCATCAAATCAAATG GCTTTACCACAACTTGGCATTCACTCGTTTGTTAGAGTTTGTGCTGACTGTTATAACGACTCCTCTCG ATCTGGGAAAGTTGATCCACAAGCTTCTTTATATGGGGTTGATTGTGCAACAGATAGAGTTTCTAAATTAGACATAGGTACAGATATAAATTTGGAGGCTGGCCCAACTGCAGAGCATGACTCTGTGTCAATCATTTCAGAGTGCAAGTGCGGAATGCCTTTATGCATTTGTGAAGCTCCATCCCCTTCCACTCATGCACTTCCTCTGCAG AGAAATACTACTTCAAACTTTACTCCTCAAATAAATCCAAAACCAAAGAAGACGGAAACTATTCCAAGGAATAGAGGTGCCACTTCTAACAACAAGTTGTG TTCTGTTTTCAGTCTTGGTCAAGTGGCCAATGATGATCTGAATAAACCTCAGATGGATTATGAACCTAATGGGGAG GGATTAAGGGAAGCTATAAAGAATGGTGACACTGCCGCAGTCAAGAAGCTCCTGAGTGAG GGTGTGGATGCAAATTACCGTGACAAACAGGGATTATCTTTGCTACATTTg GAGAAACACCATTAG